GATGTTCCGAGCCAGGAAATCATCACCCGTGACAACGCCATAGTCGGTGTCGACGGCATCGCCTTCTATCAGATACTCAATGCGGCGCAGGCCGCCTATCAGGTCGCCGGCCTGCAGAACGCCATCCTCAACCTGACGATGACCAATATCCGTACCGTCATGGGTTCGATGGACCTCGATGAGCTGTTGTCGAACCGCGACGCCATCAACGAGCGCCTGCTGCGCGTCGTCGACGAAGCGGCGCATCCGTGGGGCATCAAGATCACCCGCGTCGAGATCAAGGACATCAATCCGCCAGCCAACCTGATCGAATCGATGGGCCGCCAGATGACCGCCGAGCGCAACAAGCGCGCGCAGATCCTGGCCGCCGAGGGCCTCAAGCAGTCGCAGATCCTCGAGGCCGAAGGCCGCAAGGAAGCCGCCTTCCGCGACGCCGAGGCGCGCGAACGCTCCGCCGAGGCCGAAGCCCGCGCCACGCAAGTGGTGTCGGAAGCCATCGCCAAGGGCGACGTGCAGGCGTTGAATTACTTCGTCGCGCAGAAATACACCGAGGCGCTCGGCAAGATCGGCTCCGCCACCAACAGCAAGATCGTGCTGATGCCTTTCGAGGCGTCGTCGCTGATCGGCTCGCTGGGCGGCATCGGCGAGATCGCCCGGGAAGTCTTCAAGGGCGATGGCCCGGCCGGCACGCAACGGCAAGTTTCACGCCCGCCGGTCGTCAAGCCAAGTGATAACTGATGTCATTGTGAGTGGGTCAAGATCATGATCGACCGCATTATTTCCGAACTCGGTCCGTGGAACTGGATGGTTCTGGGCTTCGTGCTCCTGGTGGTGGAGGTCATCGCGCCGGGCTTCTTCATGCTGTGGATCGGCATCGCCGCCTTGATCGTTGGCGCGGCATCGCTGCTGATCTGGAATGCCGCCATCTGGAGTTGGCAGGTCCAGGTGCTCGTCTTCCTCGTGCTGTCGCTGGTTTCGGCTTTCATCGGCAAGAAACTGATGGGCGGCCACGACCAGCCGAGCGATCAGCCGCTGCTCAACCGTCGCGGCGCGCAATTGATCGGCAAGATGGCGACGCTCGCCGAACCGATCCGAGACGGCCGCGGCCGCATCAAGCTCGGCGACACGCTGTGGCGGGTTTCCGGCCCGGATCTGCCGGCCGGCACGCAGGTGCGCGTCACCGCTGCCGCCGACACCGATCTGGAGCTGACTGTTGAAGCGGTCTGAATTCTTTTTGACAGCACCAACGAGAAAGGTGTGTTGAGATTTCAGGTCAGGGCGAGTCGAAAATGGCGGGTTTCGAGAACCGGAGCGGAGCGTGCTTGAAGCACGTGAGCACCGGAAGCGCAGAAACCCGTCATTTGCAGACCGGTCTCACCTGAATATCAACACACCTACGCGGCGCCGATGCGCAAGAGGTCGTGGAAATGAACCACGCCCAGCGGCATGTTGTTCCTGGTCACCACGAGCGCACCGATATTGTGCTCGTTGAGCAGCGCGATTGCCGTACCGGCAAGCGTCTGAGGGTCGACCGTCTTGGGCGTGCGGGTCATCACCTCGTCCACGATGACATCGGCCAGGTTGCGATGCAGGTTGCGCGCGACGTCACCGTCGGTGATGATCCCGGCCAGCTCGCCATTGGCGTCGACGATCAGGACGCAGCCGACCTTCTTTTCCGACAGCGTCATCACCGCCTCCGGCATCTTTGTGCCGAGTACAGCGAGCGGCATCTGCTCGCCGACCCGCATGATCTCGGAGACCATGGTCAGGTTGGCGCCGAGCTGGCCGCCGGGATGGAAGGTGCGGAAATGATCCGGCGTGAAACCGCGCGCCTCGAGCAGCGCGATCGCCAGCGCATCGCCCATGACCAGTTGCAGCAACGTCGACGTCGTCGGCGCCAATCCGTGCGGACAGGCCTCGGGCGTACGCGGCAAAAGCAGCACGATGTCGGCCGCGCGCGCCAGCGCCGATGTCTCGCCGGAGGTGATGGCGATGAGTGGGATGGAGAACCGCCTGGAATAGGTGACGATGCCCATCATCTCCTTGCTCTCGCCCGACCATGATATGGCGATGATCGCGTCATCCTTGGCGATCATGCCGAGATCGCCATGGTTGGCCTCGACGGGATGGACGAAGAAGGCCGGCGTGCCGGTCGAAGCCAGCGTCGCCGCGATCTTGGAGCCGATATGGCCGCTTTTGCCGATACCGGTGACGATCAGTCGGCCGTCGATCTTCGAGATCATGTCTACGGCCTGCGCGAAAGGCGCGGCCAGTCCGTTCTCGAGCGCTTCGGCCAGAGCGGCGATTCCCGCCTGCTCGGTTGCCACCGTTCTCAGCGCCGAATCGATCGACGCTTGCCTGTCCAGGGGCTTCTTATCGAGGGATCTCGCATGCATGGATGATGCGATTAGCGCTTTGCCGTCCGCCTGTCCAACAGAAATGGCGGTGACACCCAGACCGCAGAGGCCTCGCGCGCAACGCGCGAGTCTACGAACAGCGGCGCTTTAGCCGCCCGAACAACCGCTACCTCAACCCTCCGTTAACCATCCCCATTTACGGTTCGGTAAGTATGGCGCGCGGGCGCCGCGCAAGCAGTGGTGGCGATGTCCGGGGCCCAGCCAGAAAAACCAAAAGGACGACAGGGCAAGGCGGCATGTGCCTTGTTGCTGGCGACCAGCATACTCGCCTTGCTGCGCCCGGCTCCGCTCCATGCCCAGGAAACGGAGCTGCGTGGCGAGGTTCCCGAATCGGCGATCCTGTCCGATCAGCAACGCAAGGCAAGGCAGTTGGTCGCTGCCCAGGGCCAGCAACAAGCGGCCAATGCCGCGCAAGACGACACGCAGCCGCGTACGTATTTGCCGGCCAGCGCCGGCGCCGTCCCTGACGACACGGGCACCGACGCAGCCACAGCCAGTATTTTCGATCCGCCGCAGGCGTACGACGACACGTCCACCGCCGATCCGATGCCGCCCAAGCCCCGCCGTCGCCCGTCGACTGGCGGGCGGACCGCAGCGGATCAGGACAAGACCAAGGCCGACGCCAAGGCGGCCGACAAGGCGAAGAAAAAGAAGACGACCGCCGCGACCACTGACACCACCGGGGCCGTGACCGATGGCAGCGACACCGCCGCGACGGACCAGGAAGCGGCCAACCGGCGCACCCTCACCATCGACAGTGCCGAGCGGCAGAAGCTCGACCCCGGCGCCGAGCGTACCGCCGCCATCGAAGGCCAGACCAGAAAGGCCGAGGACGATCCCTTCGCCCCCACCGGCGTCAGATGGGGGTCCTTCATCATCCGGCCGTCGATCGAACAGGGCCTGACCGCCACGACGAATGGCGATTCGAGCAGTGCCGGCACGTCGGCATTGCTGTCCGAGACGGCGTTGCGCTTTTCCGCCATTTCCGACTGGCGCGAAAACTCGGCCACCATCGACGGCTACGGCCTGTTCCGCGAGACCGTGTCGGGTTACCCGGTTCACGATGCGCAAGGGCGCATTGAAGGCCAGTTCAATGTCGATCTCGACAATGAACTGCGCGCTATCGCCAAGCTCGGCTACGAAGCCGTGCCGGAAACGGCCTCATCACCCAATGCCATTGCCGGCGTCAGCACCCAGCCGCTGCGACAGACGATCGACGGCAGCCTCGGCATCGAGAAGGCCGTCGGCAAGATGCAGTACACGTTGACCGGCGCGGTCTCGCACGACTTCTATGGCGACGCGAAACTTTCGGACGGCACCTCGCTGTCGCAGAAGGATCAGGACTCGACGCTCTACACGGCGACCCTGCGCACCGGCTATGAAATCTCCCCGGCCCTCACCCCGTTCACGGAAGTCGAGCTCGGCCGCCGGATCTATGATCAGCGCATCGACAATGAAGGCTTCGAGCGCTCCTCGACGCGCTTCGGCGCTCGTGCCGGCTTGCAACTCGACATGGGTGAGAAGCTGTCGGGTGAATTCTCGGCCGGGTGGCTGCGGGAAGCGATCGACGACAACAGCCTGGAGCCCATCTCGGGCGCGACCGTCAACGCCGATCTCAAATGGTCGCCAGAGCGCGGAACCACGATTGGCCTGACCGGCAAGACCACCGTCGAGACCACGACCACACCAGGTGAAAGCGGCGATATCCTCTACTCCGGCCGCCTGACGGCCGAGCGGCAGATCCGTGCCAACCTTACCGGCAATGCGGCACTCGGCCTCGATTGGCGAGACTATATCGGCATCGACGGCCATGACAGGATCCTGAGCGCCGAGGCCGGCCTGACCTGGTGGCTGAACCGCTATGCCGGCCTCACCAGCCGGGTGAGAACCGAAGAGCTGACCAGCAACCTGCCTGGCCGCGACTACACCGCCAACAGCATCTATCTCGGCGTGAAAGTGCAACGCTGAGGACGTCTGAGATTCATCATCCTGGGGCGTAGCAAGGAGCGAAGCGACGCGGCGCAGACCCAAGGATGACGAAGGCGCGGGGCCTGCGGTCGGCCAAACTCGCCCCGCGACCTAGAAAGCAGCGCCGCGCCGCTCCGAGGGCTTCATCTCGTCCAGAAGTGTGCGGATGACACCGGCCATGCTATGGTTCATGTCGCTGCGCCACAGCGCGAAAGCGACATTGGCCTCCACAAAACCTTCCGGCGAGCCGCAGTCGAAAGTGCGGCCCTGATAGTGATAGCCATAGAAGGACTGCTGCTTCTCCAGCTTCAGCATCGCGTCGGTGAGCTGGATTTCGTTGCCGGCGCCCTTTTCCTGGCCTTCGAGAATCTTGAAAATCTCCGGCTGCAGGATGTAGCGGCCGTTGATGTAAAGGTTGGACGGCGCGGTGCCGGTCTTCGGCTTCTCCACCATCTCGGTGATGCGGAAGCCGTGATGCTTATCCTCGCCGCGGCCGACAATGCCGTATTTGTGGGTCTCAGCCGGGTCACATTCCTGCACGGCGATGATGTTGTTGCCGGTTTCTTCGTAGAGTTCGACCATCGACTTCATGCAGCTCTTTTCCGACTGCATGATCATGTCGGGCAACAACAGCGCGAACGGCTCGTCGCCGACCAGTTCGCGCGCGCACCAGACCGCATGGCCAAGGCCGAGCGGCACCTGCTGGCGGGTGAAGCTGGTTTGCCCAGGCGCCGGCTGCAGCCGCTGCAAGCGGGCAAGCTGCTCGTCCTTGCCGCGCTGGGCCAGCGTGTCATAGAGCTCGAACTGGATATCGAAATGATCCTCGATGACCGCCTTGTTGCGGCCGGTCACGAAGATGAAATGCTCGATGCCGGCTTCCCGGGCCTCATCGACAACATACTGGATGACCGGCCTGTCGACGACGGTCAGCATCTCCTTGGGAACAGCCTTGGTGGCTGGGAGAAACCGCGTACCGAGGCCGGCGACCGGGAAAACTGCCTTGCGAACTCTCTTCATGCTTTCAATTATCCATGTGATGGCCGGCTCCGCAATCCCGTCAGTCGACATTTTCACGCCGGAATTGAGGATTACCTGCACAACCGAGGGGAGCTTCCACCGGTAAAGCATCAGGTGTCTTTTCGTTCCAGACGACGCCTATGGTAAACCAATTCCTAACCCGGTTCGGCGATGAATGGACTTTCCTGAGATAGAGAAGGAGGAAAACATGTCCGTTCGCAATGCCGCAAAACGTTTCACCAGCGTCATGACGGCGGCCAGCCTCTCGCTTGCTCTGCTGATGCCCGCCGGGCCAGCCTTCGCCGACGGCGGTTTCCGGCAGTGGGTCGCCAGTTTCCGTGCCACCGCTGTGGCGGGCGGCGTTTCCGGGTCCATCTATGACCAGGCTTTCCGGGGCATCAACGAGCCCGATCCGGTGGTGCTGGAAAAGGCGCGCACGCAGCCGGAATTCACCGCACCCGCCTGGGACTATTTCGACAACCGCGTGCATGACCAGTCGGTGGCCAACGGCCAGGCGATGGCGAAAAAGTGGAAGCCGTGGCTGGACAGGATCGAGGCGAGGTTTGGTGTCGACCGCTACGTCCTCCTGGCGATATGGTCGATGGAATCGAACTATGGCGAGATCCTGAAGCGCGACGACATCGTGCGCAATGTCATCCGCTCGCTGGCGACTTTGGGGTATGGCGACCCGAAACGATCGAAATTTGCCCGCACGCAGTTGATCGCGGCACTGAAAATCCTGCAGACCGGCGACATCGATGAAAGCCATTTGATGGGCTCATGGGCCGGCGCCATGGGCCAGACCCAGTTCATCCCCACCAGCTACCAGCACTATGCCGTCGACATGGACGGCAACGGCAAGCGCGACATCTGGAATTCCATCCCCGATGCGCTGGCGACCGCCGCCAATCTGTTGAAGAAGAACGGCTGGCAAGCCGGCAAGACCTGGGGCTACGAAGTCACGCTGCCGGCCGGCAAATTGCCCGGCGGAGCGAAAACGCTGGCGCAGTGGGAGACGCTCGGCGTCGTCAGGGCCAGCGGCAAGCCGTTCAGGAACCTCACGGACAAGGCGACACTGAAGGTGCCGGATGGCCGTGGCGGGCCGGCCTTCCTGATGATCAGGAATTTTTCGGTCATCAAGGCCTACAACAACGCCGACAAATATGCCCTCGCCGTCGGCCTTCTGGCCGACGAGATCGCCGGTGGCAGCGGCCTGGTCCAGGATTGGAAGCGGCCTTTCACCAAGCTTACCTTCGAGGAAAGACAGGAGTTGCAGAAGCGGCTTTCGCAGCACGGGCTTTACGACGGCAAATTCGACGGCAAGATCGGGGACGGTTCCAAGACCGCCATCATGGCCTATCAGGCAAAGGTCGGCTTGACCCAGGACGGCTATCCGAGCATGGAAGTGCTCAAATGGCTCAGGCAGAAATAGAGCCGGCCGCGGCGCCGCGTTTTTTTGGCGCTGGCACCTGGTGCCATGGCACTTTGAACTTGCGCCACGCCCCAAAACCGGCTCCGGTTTGCGGGATCAGGCGCAAGGGGATGGAGGAGTGATTGGTTTCGGCTGCGCGTATCGCGATCCTTGTTCGTCGCACGCCGATCCTGATTCTGGCGATCGTCCTGCTGACGATCGGCGCCGCCGGCGCCTTCCACGCGCCGGCCATGGCGCAAGAGCAGCAGGATCGTGGCTGGTCGTTGCGCGACCTGCTGTTCCCGCGCCGCAGCGAACGGGTCGAGCCACCACTGGACATCGAGAAGGCAAGGCCAAAGCCCAAAGCCAAGAAACCGCGCGCGCCTCGCCCGCCCACGGAGCCTGAAACCCCTGTGGTCGAAAAAGCACCGGACGCCCGCACCGTGCTGGTGGTCGGCGACTTCATGGCGGCAGGGCTTGCCGAGGGTCTGGACACCGCTTTCGCCGACAATCCCGGCGTCAACATCGTGACGCGCAGCAATGGTTCATCCGGCTTCGTGCGCGATGATTTCTACAACTGGCCTGAACAGATCAAATCGCTGATCGAGACCGAAAAACCTTCCGCCATTGTCGTCATGCTCGGCTCCAACGACCGCCAGCAGATGAAGGTGGGGGACGTGCGCGAGCAGCCTCGGTCGGAGAACTGGACCAAGGAATACGAGCGCCGCACCGATTCATTCGGCACGGCCATCGCCACTTCCAAGGTGCCCTTCCTGTGGGTCGGCATGCCGGCTTTCCGGCTGCCGAAGATGACGTCGGACATGCTGGCCTTCAACGACATTTACCGCAAGGCGGCCGAAAGTCATGGCGGCGAATTCGTCGACGTCTGGGACGGGTTCGTCGACGAGAACGGTGCCTTCGTCACCAGCGGTCCTGACATGAACGGCCAGCCCGTGCGGCTGCGTGCCGATGACGGCATCAACGTGTCGAGGGCCGGCAAACGCAAGCTCGCCTTCTATACTGAAAAACCGCTGATGAAGATCCTGGGCCTGGCCGCGCCCGGCGGCGTCGCCCCGGCCGCCGCACCGGCGGGCGCGCCCGTCGAGGCACCGGGCCCAGCGGCCGCGCCGATCGTGATAGACCGCACGCCACCGATGCTGCTCAGCGACCCGGCGTTCGACGGCGGCACCGAACTGCTCGGCGCGGCTCCTCAGCCGAAAGCCGATCCGGCTCTCCCCGGTGAAAGACTGATGATCGAGGGCAAGGCGCCGGAGGCTTCGCCCGGGCGCGCCGATGATTTCTCCTGGCCGCCACGGACAAATCCGGCGGCCACGGCGACCGCCACCGATACGACGACAGCGATCAATCGTTAGGCAGTTTGGGTTTTGTGGACGAAAAAAGGCACCGGATCGGCGCCTTTTCCATTCGAAGCAGACGCCTCAGCGAGGCAGGACGCTCGACCCCATCAGCGCTTCGTCGATCGAGCGCGCCGCCTGACGGCCTTCGCGGATCGCCCAGACGACCAGCGACTGGCCACGGCGCACGTCGCCCGCCGCATAGAGCCGGTCGACACTGGTCCTGTAGTCGCGGTCATTGGCTTCGACATTCCTGGAGCGGCGGCTGTCGGTGACGATCTTCATCTCACCCTCCAACTCCTTCGCGACGCCGGCCGCCGCCGGGCCGGCAAAGCCGATGGCGATGAAGGCGAGATCGGCGCGGATGACGAATTCGGTGCCGGGGATCGGCTTGCGCTTCTCGTCGACCTCGCAGCACTTGACGCCCGTGAGTTGGCCTTCCTCGCCGATGAATTCGAGCGTCGCCACCTGGAACTCGCGCTCGGCGCCCTCCGCCTGCGAGGACGAGGTGCGCATCTTGGTCGCCCAGTAGGGCCAGACCGCGAGCTTGTCTTCCTTCTCAGGCGGCTGCGGGCGGATGTCGAGCTGGGTGACGCGCACCGCGCCCTGACGAAAAGCGGTGCCGACGCAGTCGGAGGCGGTATCGCCGCCACCGACGACAACGACATGCTGGCCGCTGGCGATGATCGGATGCGACGGCCACGCAACCGACTGGATCGGCTCGCCGCCGACGCGACGGTTCTGCTGCACCAGATAGGGCATGGCGTCGTGCACGCCGCCGAGATCGTCGCCCGGAATATTGGCCGCGCGCGGCGTTTCCGATCCGCCGCAATAGAGCACGGCGTCATGCTCGGCCAGCAGTTCGGCGACGGGCTTGTCGACACCGACATTGACACCGCAATGGAAGGTCACGCCCTCGCCCTGCATCTGTTCGACGCGCCGGTCGATATAGTGCTTCTCGATCTTGAAGTCGGGAATGCCATAGCGCATCAGCCCGCCCGGCCGGCTCTCGCGCTCATAGACATGCACGTCGTGGCCGGCCCGGCCCAACTGCTGGGCGGCCGCCATGCCGGCGGGGCCGGAGCCGATGATGGCGACCCGCTTGCCGGTCTTTTTTTCCGGCGGATAGGGCCTGATATGGCCGGTCTCATAGGCCTTGTCGGCGATCGCCTGTTCCACCGTCTTGATGGCGACCGGAATGTCCTCGAGGTTCAGCGTGCAGGCTTCCTCGCAGGGCGCAGGGCAGATGCGGCCGGTGAACTCGGGGAAATTGTTCGTCGAATGCAGGTTGCGGATCGCGTTGTCCCAATCCCTGTTATAGACGAGATCGTTCCAATCGGGGATCTGGTTGTGGATCGGGCAGCCGGTCGGTCCGTGACAGTACGGAATGCCGCAATCCATGCAGCGCGCGGCCTGTTTCTCGACCTCCTTGTCCGACATCGGCAGCGTGAATTCACGGAAATGCCGGATGCGATCGGAGGCAGGCTGGTACTTGTGCACCTGCCGGTCGATTTCGAGAAAGCCTGTTACCTTGCCCATAGTCCAGTTCCTGCTGTCCAGATGGTGCGGTTTTCGCCGCACCCGTTAACCTCTTGAGGCAGCCATGGCAACCTTGCGCCCGAGGTCAAACTGTCGATGAAGGTGGCCGGGAAGCCTGAGCTCCCCGGCAATTGCAAAAGTCTATTCCGCCGCGACGCCCATGCGCATGCGTTCCATCTCGATCAGCGCGCGGCGGTATTCGACCGGCATGATCTTGCGGAATTTCGGCCGGAACGTCGCCCAGTCGTCGAGGATTTCACGGCCGCGCACCGAGCCCGTAAAGTGGACGTGGTTCGAGATCAGTTGATAGAGCCGCTCCTCGTCATGGCTGGTCATGTCGCCGGAGACGTCGACGCGCCCCTTGTGATCGAGGTCGCCGCCATGATGCAGCAGCTTCTCCATCAGGTCGTCTTCTTCCGGGACCGGCTCCAGTTCGACCATCGCCATGTTGCAGCGTTCGGCGAAATCGCCGGCCTCGTCAAGCACATAGGCAACGCCGCCCGACATGCCGGCGGCGAAGTTGCGGCCGGTCTTGCCGATGACGACGACGACACCGCCGGTCATGTATTCGCAGCCATGGTCGCCGACGCCTTCGACAACCGCCGCGACACCCGAATTGCGCACCGCGAAACGCTCGCCGGCGACGCCGGCGAAATAGGCCTCGCCCTCGGTCGCGCCATAGAGCACCGTATTGCCGACGATGATGGAGTCGGCCGCGACGATCTTGGCCTCTTCGGGCGGGCGGATGACGATGCGTCCGCCCGACAGGCCCTTGCCGACGTAGTCGTTGCCGGCGCCGACGAGATCGAACGACACGCCGCGCGCCAGGAAGGCGCCGAACGACTGGCCGGCGGTGCCGGTCAGCCTCACCTGGATCGTATCCTCGCGCAGGCCCTTGTGCTTGAAACGCTTGGCGACTTCACCCGACAGCATGGCGCCGGTCGAACGGTCGACATTGCGGATATCCACTTCGATCTTGACCGGCTGCTTGGCCTCCAGCGCCGGCTTGGCGAGTTCGATCAGCTTGCGGTCGAGCACGTCATCGATCGGGTGCTTCTGCCGTTCGGTCCAGTGCACCGCCTCATGCGGCGCATCGGGCTTGTAGAACATCTTCGAGAAGTCGAGCCCGCGCGCCTTCCAATGCTGGATCACGTCGCGCTTTTCCAGAAGGTCGCTGTCGCCGATGATCTGGTCGAGATGGGTGTAGCCCATTTCGGCGAGCAGCCCCCTCACCTCTTCCGCCACATAGAAGAAGAAGTTGATGACATGCTCGGGCGTGCCCTTGAAGCGCTTGCGCAGCACCGGGTCCTGCGTCGCCACGCCGACCGGGCAGGTGTTGAGATGGCACTTGCGCATCATGATGCAGCCCGCCGCGATCAATGGCGCGGTCGAGAAGCCGAACTCGTCGGCGCCGAGCAGCGCGCCGATGATAACGTCGCGCCCGGTGCGCAGGCCACCATCGACCTGCAGTGCCACGCGCGAACGCAGACCGTTCAGCACCAGCGTCTGGTGCGTCTCGGCGAGGCCCATTTCCCACGGGCTGCCGGCATGCTTGAGCGAGGTCAGCGGCGACGCTCCCGTGCCGCCATCATAGCCGGAGATGGTGATGTGATCGGCACGCGCCTTGGCGACGCCCGCCGCGACCGTGCCGACGCCGACCTCCGACACCAGCTTGACCGACACGTCGGCCGCCGGGTTGACGTTCTTCAGATCGTAGATCAGCTGCGCCAGATCCTCGATCGAATAAATGTCGTGGTGCGGCGGCGGCGAGATCAGGCCGACGCCCGGCGTCGAATGCCGGACCTTGGCGATGGTCGCGTCGACCTTGTGGCCGGGCAATTGCCCGCCCTCGCCGGGCTTGGCGCCCTGTGCGACCTTAATCTGCATCACATCCGAGTTGACCAGATACTCCGCGGTCACGCCGAACCGGCCGGAAGCGACCTGCTTGATCGCCGAGCGCTCCGGGTTCTTGCCGCCGCCGGGCAGCGGCAAGTAGCGATCCGCCTCTTCGCCGCCCTCGCCGGTGTTCGACTTGCCGCCGATCTGGTTCATGGCGCGCGCCAGCGTGGTGTGCGCTTCCCTGGAAATCGAGCCGAACGACATCGCTCCGGTGGAGAAGCGCTTGACGATCTCGGCCGCCGGCATGACGTCGTCGAGCGCGGGCTTCTTGCGCCCCGTCTCGTCGGCCAGCTTGATCTTGAACAGGCCACGGATGGTCTGCGCGCGCGCCGTCTCGCTGTCGATCTGCGCCGAATAGTCCTTGAACGTCTCCCATGAACCCTGGCGCACGGCATGCTGCAGGGTGGCCACCGCGTCGGGCGACCACATATGCGCCTCGCCGCGCATGCGGAACATATATTCGCCGCCGACCTCCAGGCTGTTGCGCAGCACCGGATCGTTGCCGAAACCATCGGTGTGACGGCTGAGCGTCTCGGCCGAAATCTCGTCCAGCCCGACGCCTTCGATCAGGGTCGCCGTACCGGTGAAATACTGCCGCACGAAGTCCGACTTCAGCCCGATGGCGTCGAATATCTGCGCGCCGCAATAGGACTGGTAGGTCGAAATGCCCATCTTGGACATCACCTTGAGGATGCCCTTGCCGATCGACTTGATGTAGCGCGACACGACCTCGTATTCGTCGACTTCTTCCGGCAGCTCGCCGCGCTTATGCATGTCGAGCAGCGTGTCAAAGGCGAGATAGGGATTGATCGCCTCGGCGCCATAGCCGGCCAGGCAGCAGAAATGATGCACTTCGCGCGGCTCGCCGGATTCCACGACGAGACCGACCGCGGTGCGCAGCCCCTTGCGGATCAGGTGGTGGTGCACCGCGGCCGTCGCCAGCAATGCCGGAATGGCGATGCGGTCCGGCCCGACCTGGCGGTCGGACAGGATGATGATGTTGTAGCCGCCGGCGACAGCCGCTTCCGCCCGTTCGCACAGGCGGTCGATGGCGCCCTGCATGCCGGCCGCGCCTTCGCTCGACCCGTAGGTGATGTCGATCGTCTTGGTATCGAAACGGTCCTCGGTGTGGCCGATGGAACGGATCTTTTCCAGATCGCCATTGGTCAGGATCGGCTGGCGCACTTCGAGCCGCTTGCGGCGCGAATTACCCACCAGGTCGAAGATGTTCGGCCGCGGCCCGATGAAGGACACCAGGCTCATCACCAGTTCCTCGCGGATCGGGTCGATCGGCGGATTGGTCACCTGGGCGAAGTTCTGCTTGAAATAGGTGTAGAGCAGCTTCGACTTGTCCGACATCGCCGAGATCGGCGTGTCCGTGCCCATCGATCCCACCGCTTCCTGGCCGGTGGTGGCCATCGGCGACATCAGCAGCTTGGTGTCTTCCTGGGTGTAACCGAACGCCTGCTGGCGATCGAGCAGGCTGACATCCTTGCGCAGCGCGCGCGGCTCGACCGGCTTCAAATCTTCCAGGATGAGCTGCGTGTTGGCGAGCCAGGTCTTGTAGGGGTGCTTGGTCGCGATCTCGGACTTGATCTCCTCGTCGGGGACGATGCGGCCCTTGGCAAGGTCGATCAAAAGCATGCGGCCGGGCTGCAGCCGCCACTTCTGGACGATCTTCTCCTCCGGCACCGGCAGCACGCCGGCTTCCGAGGCCATGATGACGCGGTCATCGTCGGTGACGATGTAGCGTGCGGGGCGCAATCCGTTGCGGTCGAGCGTGGCGCCGATCTGGCGGCCATCGGTGAAGGCCACCGCCGCCGGCCCGTCCCACGGCTCCATCAACGCGGCATGGTACTCGTAGAAAGCCTTGCGGTCGGCGTCCATGAGCTTGTTGCCTGCCCAGGCTTCCGGGATCAGCATCATCATGGCGTGGCTGAGGCTGTAGCCGCCCTGGAACAGGAACTCGAGCGCATTGTCGAAACACGCGG
The genomic region above belongs to Mesorhizobium sp. B4-1-4 and contains:
- the gltB gene encoding glutamate synthase large subunit — its product is MTDMTLSATNGQAAQTKAAAVKNTPRTDIGRTTDGLAAQGLYDPRNEHDACGVGFIVNMKGVKSHQIVEDGLAVLENLTHRGAVGADPLVGDGAGVLVQLPDQFFREEMAAQGIELPPAGQYGVGHWFMPRDPALRAHIEDIIAESAQSEGLPLIGFRDVPVDNSSLSKAPDIAASEPFHRQVFIGRTSDIPDDEEYEARLYLLRKVISGRIYAENDNKDIGAYCVSLSARTIVYKGMFLAYQVGAYYKDLTDPRFETALILVHQRFSTNTFPSWKLAHPYRMVAHNGEINTVRGNNNWMAARQASVDSELFGNNISKLWPISYEGQSDTACFDNALEFLFQGGYSLSHAMMMLIPEAWAGNKLMDADRKAFYEYHAALMEPWDGPAAVAFTDGRQIGATLDRNGLRPARYIVTDDDRVIMASEAGVLPVPEEKIVQKWRLQPGRMLLIDLAKGRIVPDEEIKSEIATKHPYKTWLANTQLILEDLKPVEPRALRKDVSLLDRQQAFGYTQEDTKLLMSPMATTGQEAVGSMGTDTPISAMSDKSKLLYTYFKQNFAQVTNPPIDPIREELVMSLVSFIGPRPNIFDLVGNSRRKRLEVRQPILTNGDLEKIRSIGHTEDRFDTKTIDITYGSSEGAAGMQGAIDRLCERAEAAVAGGYNIIILSDRQVGPDRIAIPALLATAAVHHHLIRKGLRTAVGLVVESGEPREVHHFCCLAGYGAEAINPYLAFDTLLDMHKRGELPEEVDEYEVVSRYIKSIGKGILKVMSKMGISTYQSYCGAQIFDAIGLKSDFVRQYFTGTATLIEGVGLDEISAETLSRHTDGFGNDPVLRNSLEVGGEYMFRMRGEAHMWSPDAVATLQHAVRQGSWETFKDYSAQIDSETARAQTIRGLFKIKLADETGRKKPALDDVMPAAEIVKRFSTGAMSFGSISREAHTTLARAMNQIGGKSNTGEGGEEADRYLPLPGGGKNPERSAIKQVASGRFGVTAEYLVNSDVMQIKVAQGAKPGEGGQLPGHKVDATIAKVRHSTPGVGLISPPPHHDIYSIEDLAQLIYDLKNVNPAADVSVKLVSEVGVGTVAAGVAKARADHITISGYDGGTGASPLTSLKHAGSPWEMGLAETHQTLVLNGLRSRVALQVDGGLRTGRDVIIGALLGADEFGFSTAPLIAAGCIMMRKCHLNTCPVGVATQDPVLRKRFKGTPEHVINFFFYVAEEVRGLLAEMGYTHLDQIIGDSDLLEKRDVIQHWKARGLDFSKMFYKPDAPHEAVHWTERQKHPIDDVLDRKLIELAKPALEAKQPVKIEVDIRNVDRSTGAMLSGEVAKRFKHKGLREDTIQVRLTGTAGQSFGAFLARGVSFDLVGAGNDYVGKGLSGGRIVIRPPEEAKIVAADSIIVGNTVLYGATEGEAYFAGVAGERFAVRNSGVAAVVEGVGDHGCEYMTGGVVVVIGKTGRNFAAGMSGGVAYVLDEAGDFAERCNMAMVELEPVPEEDDLMEKLLHHGGDLDHKGRVDVSGDMTSHDEERLYQLISNHVHFTGSVRGREILDDWATFRPKFRKIMPVEYRRALIEMERMRMGVAAE